GATTTAGCAAAAGCATTGAAGTAAATCTTGTGGAGACTTATGCACTTGTTTATTTACCGGTGAAGTTTACTTTGATTTTACCTGTTGCTACTATAAATGTGGAGAGAGTATTTTCATCCATGAAGCGAATAAAAAATAAAGTGTGAAATAGCATTGGTGATCAATATTTAAATGATTGTTTAGTTTGTTACATAGAAGCATTTGAAAAGGTAAGTAATGATGCTATCATTGACCATTTTCAAAATATGAAAACTCGTCGAGGACAATTGTAAATAAATGATGTACCTGTATGTTTTTGTTTACTTAAGGATGTAAGAATTATGTATGTCTTACTTATTAGTTATAGTGACCAACTGATTATGGTAGTATTTTGTTAATTGGAAGATATTTCCAATTGTCAAAACATGAAAGAAGTTGTCTTTTTGTACTTTTCATGTGGGAATTTTTTTTATGATATTGGTATTACTGCTGAAAATTTTATGATGTGCGCTAAGTTGTCATAATTTATTTTCGTTCGATATATTTATCTATATAAATAGAAAAGATGAATAGCTAGAACCGAAACACAAAGTTGATCAAACCGACTATATATTTATCCCATTTAGATTGTATAAATAATAATATATCTATGTATAAAATAATATGGCACCCGAAACCTTCAAATCCTAGATTCGCCTCTGCCACCAGGTGATAGAAGGTTACGATGCCATGATCCTACCCTTTGTATTATTTTAGTAGCCATGTTCGTAAAGAAATGAACCTTTTTCCTTCCATAAAATAAAGGGCATCCCAAATATGTGATTGGAAAATCCTTTTCCTACATGTCCAAAGTCCCGGCCACTATAGTTTTCCTTCTTTAAGAGATATCTTTGTCCATCAAGAAGCAGCTTTTTCCTTTATAAATGAGTTGACCAGAGTTCTTCTCGTACCTAGTCAGGATCTCCTGAATCAGTTGTAGATTTGATGTTTTACCTGAGCAAAAAATAATAACATCATCAGTATAAATTAAATGATTAATCTTTGGTCCATTTGGCAGCATGTTAAAACCAATGAACCTTGGATTATCATAAAGTTTGTTTAGACTTCTAAAAAgaacttcaacaacaattataaatAGAGAAGGTGATAAAGAGTCTCCCTGTTTGACTCCTCTATGAGATTTGAAAAATCCATGTCTTCTGTCATTGAGAATCACAATATACCAATTGTTAGATAGAAGATTCCATATAATGTGGATCCACTGCTCATTAAATCCCATTTTCCTTATGACAGAACCCAAGAAGTGTCAAGAAAGCCTGTCATAGGCCTTGTTCATTACTAACATAACTATAACATTGCCTCCCTTATTAGGTTTTCTTATATCATGGATGATTTCCTGAGCAAGTAGAATATTTTCCCCAATAGACCTTCCTATTATCGCTTTGATTGTGTAAGATAATCATAGGCAATAACCGAGATAACCTGTTATTCATCACTTTGGAAATCATCTTCTGAAAAATATTACTGAGACTAATAGGTCTGAAGTCTGAAAATGATTAAGAAGAGTCTATTTTGGGAATAAGCACAAGACAAGTATTGGTAAAGAACCTGGGTATTTGATCGCTGTTAAACACAACTCTAACCATATTTACCATATCATCTCCAATAATGTCCCAAGTTTTCTGGAAGAATAGGCTATTAAAGCCATCGGGGCCTGCAGAGCTGTTAGGATTGATAAAAAAAATTGCATTTCTAACCTCTTCCTGTGAAGGTTCTGCTAGAAGCATTATATTATCGTCATCACTGATCAATCTAGGTATGCAATTCATAATACTCATGTCAATATCTAGGTTGCCACTGTTGAATAGATCCTGATAGAAATTAACAGCAGCTATGGCTATGTTATCCCTCCCTTCCACCCACTGGCCATCAACATTAATCCTATGAATGTTAAGTAATTTTCTTTTGCCTCTCACAACACTATGGAAGTATTTTGTATTTTCATCACCCTTCAGTTGCCATTTAGGATTGGCCTTTTGTTTCCAGAAAGCTTCAACCACCTTATGGTGAACCACTAGTTCGGCCTTAGCTCTATTAAGATTCATTCTATCTTCTTGGTCCAAAGAGTTCATAAACATCTCCTCAAAGTAATTAATATTATTTTCAAGAAGACGTGTCTTGACAAAAATATCTCCAATCTTGTTTTTTGGATACTTAGAGCTCTACTagtcttcttcattttttgatgCACCCCCAGAAAATATTGCCAGAGATCTCTGTATCCCACTGGTGTCTCACAATTTCTGTAAAATCGTCTTGATCCACCCAAAATTTCAAGAATTTGAAGTACTTGATGTAGTTATCTTCTTCATTCTGTGCAGACATCATGATCGGGCAATCATCAAAGCTAATTCTTGTCAATTGTTTTATACTTAGCAGTTTTGGAAAAACAGGCCTCCCATTCATCATTAACTACCAACCTAACCTTTTCCAAATGACTTCTTTACCCTTTCTTTCATTACACCAAGTGAATGCTTGCCTAGTATAACCCATGTCAGTTAAATCACAATCATGAAGACACTCTATAAAAGGTAGGCTTTTGGACAAGTGAGGAGTACCACCCAACTTTTCATCAGTGCTAAGGATACTATTAAAATCCCCTATGACAGCCCATGGGTTGGAAATAGTTGAAGCAAAAACTCTCATATATTCCCAGAGATCTTCTCTTCCAGCTGATTTGGATTTTGCATATACAACAGAGACATATAAATTCTTACCAGGATTATTGGGAGTTATTTTGCAGGTAATTATATATGGCACCcggaaccttcaaatcctagatccgcctctgatTGCAGGATTCCTAAGTTATAGTCCACTTCCCTTACATGTTTTGTCAATCGTTTCCTGGACttcatttctttttgttttcgtTTTCCCGCTGCAAATTGCTTGAGCCAATAACTCGGTTTCCTCATCAGTCATCTCTTCTTCAGTAAACTCCTCGGAtgtctcttctttttcttcttttgtggTAGTGTTATCTGCCCGTTCATCCTGGAGCTCTTTTCCATTTTGATTAGTGTTTTGTTCTTCAGGCCCTTTGCTTGACTCTCTCATGTGGTCAATATTATTCTGAGGTTCCTCCTTATTGCTTAGACTATCAAATTTATTGCAAGTACTTGCATTTTCCTCTATGAGCAGAATCTGCTTTTTAGCTCTTGTGTTCTTATTCAACTGTACTTTCCATCGCTCTTCTTCTTCATGTTTAGAGTCTTGAAATAGAACTACCTGAAGATCTTTGGGGTTCTCAATAGGGATCTGTAACTCTCCTGCATCATTTGTCAACTTTTCTATTGCAATTTTATTTGGAGTTTTTGGTTGTGCTTTGCAGCTAGAAGTGCTCGCTCCTGCACCATTTATCAGCTTCTCTTGGGTAATTTGGTTTGGAACTGTTGGCTTTGGATTGCTGCTAGGTGCGACCTTTGCTtccatttctttctctttctccatTGTTATTAATCCTTACTTTTGATGCTCGGCCAAAAATGTATTTATTTATCCATTGTTACGTCACGTTCTAGTAGTTTTTACTCGTCATTTGACTATTAATTACGTAAAGAATTACAAaaaaatacacatgacttcacaccataataAAAAATGGCACATATTTTTATGTTTTATCCCACCtagcccatattgtacatattttgaaatcaCTAGCAAATTTAAAAtctgtgttcttacaaccattgcttctaaaaatCATGGAGTTAAATCtgtgttctcacaaccattgctttcactctctctttttctcacatcttctacatatgcttcaagggaccatgtattttctgcttctcctcttATGTCACCtgcttgcaatgtaagaaaattgaagagcaAAAGTCCACCATTGAAGTTCATTCaaaattttgtttttgaaaatgagttttattgaatttgttaattgtttggattgggtgttgttccaattgattgaaaatatcaaaatgagttcaaaatttaaatttaaagtgatttggagtagatttgagttaaatttcagaaaaaacgcaaggaagaagacgaagtcagttttttatataattatatataatcttgtataatagtgtatatgagtgtagaaatacaccttatacactattatacacttttatacacatTTATACAAGCGTTtgtagacgaacttctttcacgatttttagttgcaattcttgttcaaaaccagtccaaatttccattaaatgacttcaaattttatatacaacttccttatactatttctaacaagtctttATAatacccacttcaaatttctcacaaaatcaaattcggaatttaaacccacatatttaagcttgttaaaaatctattTTTCAACAACCCAAatgaatttggtttgttgaattaatatttgagtcacagttactgattcgaaaattaatttaaaatcttGAGGAAtcttttataaaaattaaatagtaattttgagaacctattggagttggatgttgaatcttagcctattatttttggcctagttggttgtaaattgaaatatgggctataaaattgaaaaataggGAGCCCAGTTATTCTAATGTGAATTTTTCCCATAATTATATTAGTTTGTgcttatatattatattttaactGTGTAGCAATAAAGCGGTATGAAGATGACATTTAgaacaaacttaaataaaacgcgaaacaaaaagaaaaaaaaataaaagaatataaaATGGGGGGACACCCTTTGGTGTTTGTCCCCCAAGGATACAATAAAAAGACAAATGGAGGCAAAAACGTACCTGGGAAAGACGCTTGAAAGAGCAGGCGGCAAACTCACTGGATCCAGCGCTAAGGTTTAGGTCAGCGTCTCGCGCTGGCCTGGACGCCGGAGGCGGGAATTTTTCGGGACAAGATTATTTCGGTCCTATATAGTACCAACTCGTATATAAGGAGTCCTAAACATATTTTGAAGGGGATCTAACATACATTGAAGGAGAATTGACGTGGGAGAACACACACCatgcttggaggaggcttctaactagtttttcttctcttcctttaatttcatagtttatttgttctagagttttgggtgctatatgaacgttgtagtttgaaacttgaattgttcttattattttatcatattgatttatttattcaatcttgcacttaattatttgattgtttgatcaacaattgaatactatctacgaatctagaattGAACTCAGGAGAGGGAATcatagattgcatataagattgagtagagtaAGATCTTAACTCTtagagggggggggggcggatttgtggttaggataggaatatacctaattgccttgcttggttactatacgggaattattaatgcgttcttgttaattctaattccataggaatataatcgttagattagcttgaataTGTGAGTTGTACTTCgagagaaggctacgagcaatattaaccctgtcaaccaataaatcagataaattaattagacgatttaagtgaaaaactcaacggaattgttagctaacccataactctagaatattcactcacattgaattcgtctCTATAAATTTgccaacttattttctttaatctcttagttTGTCACTTTAGATTAGTTTTAGCTAAATATTCATACTTTCAGATtagcttgaatagattaattgtttggtttaatttagttgatagttaatcacaagtccctgtgaGTACTTAGGCACGTCTTCATATTCAATCTTTTGTTCGTGGCCTTGTAGAGGATTAGCTGCATTCCTTTGACCAACAAATATATGATCCAATCTAGGTTTGGTCAAATCAATCTCCACTCGAACTTTTGCCATACTTGGTCTAGTCCTTCCCTTCGTAGCAACATCCATTGCCAGAGGGGTTCCAATTGGGCTCAAAGTTTGTTTGACATAGTGCCAAGTATGCAGATGGAACACAAGGTTTGGCAAACGTACCCATACTGGAGttatttgtgatgacccaaagaggTCATCTTTCGTTTTAGAATCTGATCCTGTATTTCGAGACCTTAAAAACTTCATTTTCATTCTTctcgatttgtgtgtgcagtccgggcgaGCTTCCGAAAAGTCTtatatgaaaatttgagaaaaatattgaGTTTTTGCCTTTAAgttaatttaagttgacttcggtcaatattttgagtaaacggacctgaacccgtgatttgacggtcccgaaggatccgtagtaaaatatgggacttgggcgtatgcctggaatcgaattccgaggtccctagcccgagaaatgattttttgaagaaaattatttaactgaaaatataatgaTTTTTGGAAATTTAATAGGTTTTGATTTTGTTGGTATCagatccgtattttggttccggagtccgGTACAGGTCCGTTATGGTATTTAggccttatctgtgaaatttggtgaaaaacggaagaGGTTTGATGTAATTCGGacccttggttgagaaaataaaatttttgaactatcttgagaatttcatgagttttggtgttgaattcatagttctagatgttattttggtgatctcatcgcgcgagcaagtccgtacgatgtttttagacttatgtgcatgtttggtttggagccccgagggctctggtgagttttggataggccacagaatGTTTTGAGACTTAAGAAAATTGATGGTTTGtttcaggtctgcaggcttcgcatttgcgaagactggcttgcaaatgcgagcatcgcatttgcgatcagtggGGCTGGGAGgggaccttcgcaattgcgaagctcaggaTCACATTTGTGATGTGaacaggtcgcatttgcgaataagcgtttgcatttgcgatgaaagCAGGCCCTGGAcattctttgcatttgcgatgagaTGTTCGCATTTGCGTCGCAAATGTGATATCTGCAACTGTTCAAAAACGATTCTGAACAGGATTTTTgattcatttctcaaattttcaaaccctaaacttcaagaagcgattttccaaagacaaattcttccccaaatcataggtaaacaatttcttactaatttctttcaatctatttattccttttacaagatttcatcttaaaatctagggattttcattggaaattgggtgtttttgggtgaaatttggggatttagacctcaaattgaggtcaaattccaaaaccaattgtatatccgagctcgggggtgaatgagtaatcaggttttggtccgaacttcgagtttt
The Nicotiana sylvestris chromosome 11, ASM39365v2, whole genome shotgun sequence DNA segment above includes these coding regions:
- the LOC104246928 gene encoding uncharacterized protein isoform X2 — protein: MTAHGLEIVEAKTLIYSQRSSLPADLDFAYTTETYKFLPGLLGVILQLEVLAPAPFISFSWVIWFGTVGFGLLLAIKRYEDDI
- the LOC138881423 gene encoding uncharacterized protein encodes the protein MNLNRAKAELVVHHKVVEAFWKQKANPKWQLKGDENTKYFHSVVRGKRKLLNIHRINVDGQWVEGRDNIAIAAVNFYQDLFNSGNLDIDMSIMNCIPRLISDDDNIMLLAEPSQEEVRNAIFFINPNSSAGPDGFNSLFFQKTWDIIGDDMVNMVRVVFNSDQIPRFFTNTCLVLIPKIDSS
- the LOC104246928 gene encoding uncharacterized protein isoform X1 gives rise to the protein MTAHGLEIVEAKTLIYSQRSSLPADLDFAYTTETYKFLPGLLGVILQLEVLAPAPFISFSWVIWFGTVGFGLLLGPDILVESPPSRLAAQRKMLMCFICFGVAYLISMSDLVSKVWVAGFSPQDT